The following coding sequences are from one Armatimonadota bacterium window:
- a CDS encoding phytanoyl-CoA dioxygenase family protein, giving the protein MTDIRTLPDLSTPYDLGSEQVASYRKNGHVLLRGVASPQEVQVYRDLITKSTQELAKTYKPMAERDTYGKAFIQNMNLWVNDEAVRRFSLSRRFAKIAADLMGVEGVRVYHDQALYKEPGGGHTPWHQDQQYWPLDGVKCVTLWMPLVDVTAEMGTMRFADGSQELGYLGALNISDDSEAQLEDLIREKGYPVSAAGDMSAGDATFHDGWCIHGAPGNSSTDQTREVMTIIYLEDGARISEPDSPQRQLDLETWFPGRKPGDFAASDLNPLVYRR; this is encoded by the coding sequence ATGACGGACATTCGAACCCTTCCAGACCTTTCGACCCCCTACGATTTGGGGAGCGAGCAAGTGGCTTCATACCGCAAAAATGGCCATGTGCTCCTGCGCGGAGTAGCGAGCCCCCAAGAAGTACAGGTTTACCGAGATTTGATCACAAAATCAACTCAAGAACTGGCGAAAACGTACAAGCCGATGGCCGAGCGGGATACCTACGGGAAGGCCTTCATTCAGAACATGAACCTGTGGGTGAACGACGAAGCGGTGCGCCGATTTTCGTTGTCTCGAAGATTTGCGAAAATTGCCGCGGACCTGATGGGAGTCGAAGGTGTGCGGGTGTATCACGACCAAGCTTTGTACAAGGAACCGGGCGGTGGACACACTCCTTGGCACCAAGATCAACAATATTGGCCGCTCGATGGGGTGAAGTGTGTGACGCTTTGGATGCCGCTGGTGGACGTGACGGCCGAGATGGGGACGATGCGGTTTGCCGACGGATCGCAGGAACTGGGATATCTCGGCGCACTCAACATTTCGGACGACTCGGAAGCGCAGTTGGAAGACCTGATTCGGGAGAAGGGCTATCCAGTTTCGGCGGCGGGCGACATGTCGGCGGGTGATGCGACATTCCACGACGGATGGTGCATCCATGGCGCGCCGGGCAATAGTTCGACCGACCAGACCCGGGAAGTCATGACGATCATCTATCTGGAGGATGGGGCGCGAATTTCCGAGCCGGACAGTCCGCAGCGCCAGTTGGACCTGGAGACTTGGTTCCCGGGGCGAAAACCCGGTGACTTTGCGGCAAGTGATCTAAATCCGCTGGTTTACCGTCGCTAA
- a CDS encoding threonine synthase has translation MSYWQGLIHRYGPSLNIDGVDRPVSLHEGNTPLIPAPKLAEAICPGAEIFLKYEGLNPTGSFKDRGMTTAITHAQAQGAKAVVCASTGNTAASAAAYAARAGMKCLVIIPDGKIALGKLAGAIAYGATVVAIDGSFDDALNLVRELESRIPIAVVNSVNPARLEGQKTAAWEVEDQLGRVPDWLSLPVGNAGNISAYWLGFTERGGPRPRLLGTQAAGAAPLVLGHPVEKPETKATAIRIGKPARGDQALAAIRESNGILLAASDEEIFDAYRLVSRLEGVFCEPSSAAGIAGLKKTYADHPDEFKGKQVVCVLTGNGLKDPDSVFEQETHLIRIPNDIEALVEVAR, from the coding sequence ATGAGTTATTGGCAAGGCCTTATCCACCGCTACGGTCCCTCCCTCAACATCGACGGTGTCGATCGCCCCGTCAGCCTGCATGAAGGGAACACTCCTCTTATCCCGGCTCCCAAGCTGGCGGAAGCGATCTGCCCAGGTGCAGAAATCTTTCTGAAGTACGAAGGTCTTAACCCGACTGGCTCGTTCAAAGATCGAGGAATGACGACGGCTATAACCCATGCTCAGGCCCAAGGGGCCAAAGCGGTGGTTTGTGCATCTACTGGGAATACGGCCGCCTCGGCAGCAGCCTACGCGGCCCGTGCCGGCATGAAGTGTTTGGTCATTATCCCCGACGGCAAAATCGCCCTTGGCAAGCTCGCAGGAGCCATCGCTTACGGCGCGACCGTGGTCGCCATCGATGGCTCGTTCGACGACGCGCTCAATCTTGTTCGCGAACTCGAAAGTCGAATCCCGATCGCGGTGGTTAATAGTGTCAATCCGGCCCGCTTGGAGGGCCAGAAGACCGCCGCATGGGAGGTCGAGGACCAACTCGGCCGCGTACCCGATTGGCTTAGCTTGCCCGTCGGCAACGCCGGAAATATTTCCGCTTACTGGCTTGGCTTTACCGAGCGCGGCGGCCCACGTCCGCGCCTGCTGGGTACCCAAGCCGCCGGTGCCGCCCCGCTGGTCCTCGGGCATCCGGTCGAAAAGCCAGAAACGAAGGCAACCGCCATTCGCATCGGCAAGCCAGCTCGCGGCGACCAGGCGCTCGCCGCCATCCGGGAGTCGAACGGCATCCTTCTCGCCGCGTCCGACGAAGAGATTTTCGACGCGTATCGCCTCGTCTCTAGGCTCGAAGGCGTCTTCTGCGAGCCATCTTCGGCCGCTGGAATCGCTGGGCTCAAAAAGACATATGCAGACCACCCCGACGAATTCAAAGGCAAGCAGGTCGTGTGCGTTCTGACTGGCAACGGCCTCAAGGACCCCGACTCGGTCTTCGAACAGGAAACCCACCTGATCCGAATTCCTAATGACATCGAAGCTCTGGTCGAGGTGGCACGATGA
- the thrB gene encoding homoserine kinase, with protein sequence MIRIRIPATTANLGPGFDCMGLALDLWNSFEMHLQGEVITVSIDGEGVGVLATDDTNLIATTFAAEVQRLGLAMPAGILFKVHNAVPCASGLGSSSTATLAGIMFAQAYAAHAKGTDPAEIDPDETLRRAVEVEGHGDNVAPALLGGFVIVVPDGEGVLTQKVPHTKMKVVVCVPDFKYLTADARKALPDSYSKPDAIYNIGRAMLVAEAFRAGNDELLKSAMNDRIHEPFRLKDIPGAIGVKQAALDAGALCVCLSGAGPGIIAFTRDGFDRIGRAMKDAYKTAGLDARYWILDTSEEGTHVGRLPV encoded by the coding sequence ATGATCCGCATTCGAATCCCCGCCACCACCGCCAACCTCGGCCCGGGCTTCGACTGCATGGGCCTGGCCCTCGATCTCTGGAACTCCTTCGAGATGCACCTTCAGGGCGAAGTAATCACCGTTTCCATCGATGGCGAAGGTGTCGGCGTTCTCGCCACCGACGACACCAACCTCATCGCCACCACATTTGCCGCCGAGGTCCAGCGACTCGGACTCGCCATGCCCGCGGGCATCCTTTTCAAGGTCCATAACGCCGTCCCCTGTGCTAGCGGACTCGGTTCAAGCTCAACCGCCACGCTGGCCGGAATCATGTTTGCCCAGGCTTACGCGGCCCACGCCAAGGGGACCGACCCCGCCGAAATCGATCCCGACGAGACCCTTCGCCGGGCCGTCGAGGTCGAGGGGCACGGCGACAACGTCGCACCGGCCCTTCTTGGTGGATTCGTGATCGTCGTCCCCGATGGCGAAGGGGTGCTTACCCAAAAGGTGCCCCACACGAAGATGAAGGTCGTCGTGTGCGTTCCCGACTTCAAATATTTGACGGCCGACGCGCGAAAGGCTCTGCCGGACTCCTACTCCAAGCCTGATGCCATCTACAACATTGGCCGCGCGATGCTCGTCGCCGAAGCGTTCCGCGCCGGAAATGACGAACTCCTCAAGAGCGCGATGAATGACCGCATTCACGAGCCGTTCCGGCTGAAGGACATCCCGGGGGCCATAGGTGTCAAACAGGCCGCCCTCGATGCGGGCGCACTATGCGTCTGCCTTAGCGGCGCTGGGCCGGGCATCATCGCCTTCACCCGAGATGGATTCGACCGCATCGGTCGCGCGATGAAGGACGCCTACAAGACCGCCGGGCTCGACGCCCGCTACTGGATTCTCGACACCAGCGAAGAAGGCACCCACGTTGGCCGCCTTCCGGTGTAA
- a CDS encoding helix-turn-helix domain-containing protein, whose protein sequence is MSEMGSMHRHHRLITSPVQTEVGSILLAGLHLFGHGVNRSGKARVFDGAALVLVTRGEGVYKDAKGKKTPLKRGDAILVFPGVAHWYGPQKDQIWDEIYVAFDGPLFSPWFTSGLLDPEHPIRHLGEQIDAKSSWLLLWIEQFAELKSQAKQIQAMTSLVQFLSEVALGEGFVQKQNDDWLNRAKGLLSYDLKGNIDLERVAKDLGSSYEAFRKRFQAHANQSPMRYRNERKVEAAKQMIRYSPQVSNREVAEALGFSDEFHFSKRFRQIAGMTPNEFRTSVK, encoded by the coding sequence ATGTCTGAAATGGGAAGTATGCACCGCCACCACCGCCTCATCACCTCGCCGGTTCAGACCGAAGTCGGGTCCATTCTGCTGGCTGGACTGCACCTTTTCGGGCACGGGGTGAACCGATCCGGCAAGGCCCGCGTCTTCGATGGAGCCGCCCTCGTTCTCGTCACCAGAGGCGAAGGCGTCTACAAGGACGCGAAGGGCAAAAAGACGCCGCTCAAGCGGGGCGACGCAATCCTCGTCTTTCCTGGTGTTGCTCACTGGTACGGCCCCCAAAAGGATCAGATTTGGGACGAAATCTACGTGGCCTTCGACGGTCCGCTTTTCTCACCCTGGTTCACTAGCGGCCTGCTTGACCCCGAACACCCGATCAGGCACCTGGGCGAGCAGATCGACGCTAAAAGCTCCTGGCTTCTCCTGTGGATCGAGCAGTTTGCCGAACTCAAATCGCAAGCCAAGCAGATTCAAGCCATGACCTCGCTGGTTCAATTCCTCAGCGAAGTCGCCCTCGGCGAAGGCTTCGTGCAGAAGCAGAACGACGATTGGCTGAACCGCGCCAAAGGTCTTCTCAGCTACGACCTCAAGGGCAACATCGACCTTGAACGTGTCGCCAAGGACCTCGGCTCCAGTTACGAGGCATTCCGAAAGCGGTTCCAAGCCCACGCGAACCAGTCGCCGATGCGCTACCGAAACGAGCGCAAGGTCGAAGCCGCCAAGCAGATGATTCGATATTCACCACAGGTCAGCAACCGCGAAGTCGCGGAGGCATTGGGATTCAGCGACGAATTTCACTTCAGCAAGAGATTTCGGCAGATTGCGGGCATGACTCCAAACGAGTTCCGCACCTCCGTGAAGTAG
- a CDS encoding RNA-binding protein, protein MATKTLFVGNLPYSISENELLEHFAKFSPSNARIIAQRGFGFIDVDADQMTEAINETNMKDLGGRTIAVNEAQPRSSGGGGGGRSSGNGYGRGRR, encoded by the coding sequence ATGGCTACTAAAACCCTCTTTGTTGGCAACCTGCCATACAGCATCAGCGAGAACGAACTTCTCGAGCATTTCGCCAAATTCTCTCCGAGCAACGCCAGAATCATCGCCCAGCGAGGATTCGGCTTTATCGACGTCGATGCCGACCAAATGACCGAAGCGATCAACGAGACCAACATGAAGGATCTCGGCGGTCGAACCATCGCCGTCAACGAAGCCCAGCCTCGGTCCTCCGGTGGCGGTGGCGGCGGACGTTCGTCGGGCAATGGCTACGGCCGCGGCCGTCGGTAA
- the hemB gene encoding porphobilinogen synthase has protein sequence MSDRLRRLRRTPGLRTMFQETRLRPSDLIYPIFVSEKATEPEPIESMPGQFRLPLSHVANAAKQATEAGIGAILIFGLPGSKDESASESRRRDGIVQNAIRASKDAKPDLTVITDVCVCAYTPHGHCGIVRDGDVVNDESLELLAEMAVSHAEAGADMVGPSSMMDHQVYALREGLDDAGFDQTAILAYSAKFASAFYGPFRDAADSAPSHGDRASYQHDPANIRHAQRELLADVDEGADVLMVKPGLAYLDVVRLARETTDLPIAVYNVSGEYSMVKAAAERGWIDERRIVLESLLAFRRAGADLIITYHALDGAKWLNDN, from the coding sequence ATGTCTGATCGTCTGCGGCGGCTTCGCCGAACTCCGGGCTTGCGAACCATGTTTCAGGAGACGAGGCTTCGCCCCTCCGACCTGATCTATCCGATTTTCGTGAGCGAGAAAGCGACGGAGCCAGAGCCGATCGAGTCGATGCCGGGACAGTTCCGACTGCCGCTTTCTCACGTTGCAAACGCCGCCAAACAGGCCACCGAGGCCGGGATCGGCGCGATATTGATCTTTGGTTTGCCCGGCTCGAAAGACGAATCCGCTAGCGAATCACGGCGACGCGACGGGATCGTGCAGAACGCGATCCGTGCCTCGAAGGACGCCAAACCGGATTTGACGGTCATCACCGACGTATGCGTGTGTGCGTACACGCCGCACGGACATTGCGGAATCGTGCGCGATGGCGACGTCGTGAACGACGAATCGCTGGAGCTTTTGGCCGAAATGGCTGTTTCTCACGCCGAGGCCGGAGCCGATATGGTCGGTCCGAGCTCGATGATGGACCACCAGGTGTATGCCCTCCGCGAAGGGTTGGACGATGCGGGCTTCGATCAAACCGCGATCCTGGCTTACTCGGCGAAATTCGCTTCAGCGTTTTACGGGCCTTTCCGAGACGCGGCCGATTCGGCTCCGTCACACGGAGACCGCGCTAGCTACCAGCACGATCCGGCGAACATCCGCCACGCCCAGCGAGAGCTGCTGGCCGATGTAGACGAAGGAGCCGATGTGCTGATGGTCAAGCCTGGACTCGCGTATCTAGATGTGGTTCGCTTGGCTCGCGAGACGACCGATCTGCCGATCGCGGTTTACAACGTGAGCGGCGAATACAGCATGGTGAAGGCCGCCGCCGAGCGCGGCTGGATCGATGAACGCAGAATTGTTTTGGAGTCCTTACTCGCTTTTCGACGGGCGGGCGCGGACCTGATTATCACGTACCACGCATTAGATGGAGCAAAATGGCTGAACGACAACTGA
- a CDS encoding acyl-CoA desaturase yields the protein MLPSCPPRPQYRKELKAVIPASYLKPDNLHLLWLLAHIGLCAGLLILLKWNSSWWLVPGVSLLIGHSFGCMGFIAHEICHGGAIRNRRLRHFLAGVAFSPFAIGPLLWSKWHNAEHHGHTQDADLDPDRLFLLDEYKNKPVLKWLYRRSILLRNLLIFGFYCLMMSEQNLSAMMRYVRDPKLKAKDRLAILFQFLVPKLLWIVGTALMGWPVLVFGYIVPLLIANFMVISYISTNHFLNPLVDDGDVLASSLSVTLPKWLAWLDTMHSHFGAHVAHHLFPQAPSRHARKIERQIMALWPDRYHVMPFNEALKLLWNTPWIYDEDGMSLVDPHKQVTVPTLGHGLDQQQPPARKGSKRVKCKG from the coding sequence ATGCTCCCTTCTTGCCCGCCGCGCCCCCAGTACCGTAAGGAACTCAAGGCCGTCATTCCTGCCAGCTACCTCAAGCCCGACAACTTGCATCTGCTATGGCTCTTGGCCCACATTGGTCTCTGTGCCGGGCTTTTGATCCTCCTAAAATGGAACAGCTCTTGGTGGCTCGTGCCGGGTGTGTCGCTCCTGATTGGGCACAGCTTTGGGTGCATGGGATTCATCGCCCACGAGATTTGTCACGGCGGAGCCATCCGAAATCGTCGACTGCGGCACTTTTTGGCGGGGGTGGCATTTTCGCCATTCGCCATCGGGCCCCTGCTGTGGAGCAAGTGGCATAACGCCGAGCATCATGGCCATACCCAGGACGCCGACCTCGACCCGGATCGACTTTTCCTGCTGGACGAGTACAAAAACAAGCCGGTCCTCAAGTGGCTCTACCGCCGTTCGATTCTCCTGCGCAACCTGCTGATTTTCGGGTTTTACTGCCTGATGATGTCCGAGCAAAACCTCTCGGCGATGATGCGGTACGTCCGCGATCCAAAGCTGAAGGCGAAGGACCGGCTGGCAATCCTCTTCCAATTCTTGGTTCCGAAACTACTCTGGATTGTAGGGACGGCGCTGATGGGTTGGCCCGTGTTGGTTTTCGGCTACATCGTTCCTCTCCTGATTGCCAATTTTATGGTGATTTCCTACATTTCAACGAACCACTTTCTCAACCCATTGGTCGATGACGGCGACGTTTTGGCCTCCTCGCTTTCCGTAACCCTGCCGAAATGGCTAGCTTGGCTCGACACGATGCACAGCCACTTTGGCGCTCATGTGGCCCACCACCTCTTCCCCCAGGCACCGTCGCGGCACGCCCGGAAGATCGAAAGGCAGATCATGGCGCTCTGGCCGGACCGGTACCACGTAATGCCTTTCAATGAGGCATTGAAACTGCTCTGGAACACCCCTTGGATTTACGATGAGGACGGAATGAGCCTCGTCGATCCACACAAACAAGTGACGGTTCCAACCCTTGGCCACGGCTTGGATCAGCAGCAGCCTCCAGCCAGAAAAGGTTCAAAAAGGGTAAAGTGTAAGGGTTAA
- the hemC gene encoding hydroxymethylbilane synthase codes for MIISRIRLGTRGSRLALAQAESVRAQLLALQPDAEVEITVVKTSGDLGKRERLGAFVGEIQDALLEGRVDVGLHCLKDLPTRPVPGLRLSAYLEREDPRDTLISRGHTIASLPEGAVVGTGSLRRTSQLAAIRSDLVFRPLVGNVDTRMRKLMSGEYDAIILAVAGLIRLDLMANWHNGDYRELQVLPLSPEEMLPSAGQAVLVLETREGDVEAHEWVRGLDHAPSRVSAIAERAFLNAFGGGCSLPVASLAQPVESGYSFSGLVSSPDGQDSIRAEFVASEATLADEARQMAEAMILKGALSLFEPRSGVL; via the coding sequence ATGATCATCTCTAGGATTCGGCTAGGAACCCGTGGAAGCCGCCTCGCCCTAGCCCAAGCCGAGTCCGTTCGCGCGCAGCTTCTTGCCCTGCAACCGGATGCCGAGGTCGAAATCACGGTCGTCAAGACCAGCGGTGACCTGGGGAAACGGGAGCGACTTGGGGCGTTTGTTGGCGAGATTCAGGATGCCTTGCTGGAGGGCCGAGTCGACGTCGGCCTGCACTGTCTGAAGGATTTGCCGACGCGACCCGTACCTGGTCTTCGTCTGTCGGCTTACCTCGAACGGGAAGATCCACGCGATACGCTGATCAGCCGTGGACATACGATTGCAAGCCTACCGGAGGGTGCAGTGGTCGGGACCGGGAGCTTGCGGCGAACATCGCAGCTGGCGGCCATCCGGTCCGATTTGGTCTTCAGGCCGCTGGTCGGGAACGTCGACACGCGCATGCGAAAATTGATGAGCGGCGAGTACGACGCGATCATCTTGGCGGTCGCTGGGCTGATTCGCCTTGATCTGATGGCCAACTGGCATAACGGCGACTATCGGGAGCTTCAGGTTTTGCCGTTGAGCCCGGAGGAAATGCTTCCGTCGGCGGGGCAGGCAGTCTTGGTTTTGGAAACGCGGGAAGGCGACGTCGAGGCCCACGAATGGGTCAGAGGTCTGGACCACGCTCCATCGCGCGTTTCGGCCATTGCTGAGCGCGCCTTTTTGAACGCGTTTGGCGGCGGTTGTTCGTTGCCAGTGGCGTCGTTGGCTCAGCCGGTCGAAAGCGGGTATTCGTTTAGCGGTTTGGTGTCTAGCCCAGACGGCCAAGACTCAATACGGGCCGAGTTCGTGGCTTCGGAAGCGACATTGGCCGATGAAGCCCGGCAGATGGCTGAGGCCATGATCCTGAAAGGCGCTTTGTCGCTGTTCGAGCCTCGGAGCGGAGTGCTATGA
- the hemA gene encoding glutamyl-tRNA reductase has product MPLAPSLDKPTESFSRCCGGHRGTFSGLHLLQSGPNADCRIPNIDKTLDLHVAMIGIDHRSAREQFQEGIGIQPHLIPQLLVKAKEEGFSDCVFLSTCNRVEMYFAGKAAPEAVDFFSRSLGVDVDDLAPHLFMRGSACAACHLFRVASGLESALLGETEIVGQIKESWRVAREAGMVGAKMELLFQRALEASKRVRTETEISRNLTSTASIAVRDAAKRFGARECQFVVVGAGQIATRIAKELSAVGAANVQVLSRNVERANPVAALCGGKVSPLSDLNDVMETADVVFTALAIAEPILTIDDLTDLAAKRQGRSLVVVDFGVPSNVELGSMPSGVEAISLDELTAAASQGTESRLAAVPVATGIIEQEVQRFSGSIKERYAAPTIAALMRKHDQIRRSNLDWVESRLQHLPEKDLKVIEDFARRMMLGFLEAPLEGLKTEQAVIDHVDVVEKLYDLTSGDDHL; this is encoded by the coding sequence ATGCCGCTAGCCCCTTCCCTTGACAAGCCAACCGAGTCGTTTTCACGCTGTTGTGGTGGGCACCGGGGCACCTTTAGCGGTCTTCATCTCCTTCAATCCGGTCCAAATGCAGACTGCCGAATTCCCAACATCGACAAGACGCTCGATCTTCACGTCGCGATGATCGGAATCGACCACCGCTCGGCGCGCGAACAGTTCCAGGAAGGCATCGGAATTCAACCGCACCTCATTCCTCAGCTTTTGGTAAAGGCGAAGGAAGAGGGGTTTAGCGACTGCGTTTTTCTCTCGACTTGTAACCGAGTTGAGATGTACTTCGCCGGAAAAGCCGCCCCCGAAGCGGTCGATTTTTTCTCGCGGAGCCTCGGAGTTGACGTCGATGACCTCGCCCCTCACCTCTTTATGCGAGGGAGCGCCTGCGCGGCGTGCCACCTGTTCCGAGTCGCATCAGGGCTTGAGTCGGCGCTCTTGGGTGAGACCGAAATCGTCGGCCAGATCAAGGAAAGCTGGCGAGTAGCGCGAGAAGCGGGCATGGTTGGCGCGAAGATGGAACTGCTTTTCCAGCGGGCTCTGGAGGCCAGCAAGCGGGTCCGCACGGAGACAGAGATTTCGAGAAATCTGACCTCTACGGCCTCGATCGCGGTTCGCGATGCGGCGAAGCGATTTGGCGCTCGGGAGTGTCAGTTCGTCGTAGTTGGCGCCGGGCAGATTGCCACGCGGATCGCCAAAGAGCTTTCGGCCGTGGGCGCGGCCAACGTGCAGGTTTTGAGCCGCAATGTGGAGCGAGCGAACCCTGTCGCGGCGCTCTGCGGCGGCAAGGTTTCACCGCTTTCGGATTTGAATGATGTTATGGAGACGGCCGACGTCGTTTTCACTGCCCTGGCCATCGCTGAACCGATTTTGACGATCGACGACCTGACGGATCTAGCCGCGAAAAGACAAGGGCGATCTCTGGTGGTCGTGGACTTCGGAGTCCCTTCCAATGTCGAACTGGGTTCCATGCCGAGTGGCGTCGAGGCGATTTCGTTGGACGAGTTGACGGCAGCGGCTTCGCAGGGCACGGAGTCACGGCTGGCGGCGGTGCCAGTAGCCACCGGGATCATCGAGCAAGAGGTCCAGCGATTCTCGGGCTCGATCAAGGAGCGGTATGCCGCGCCGACGATCGCAGCGCTGATGCGCAAGCACGATCAGATTCGCCGGTCGAACCTGGACTGGGTCGAGAGCCGACTACAGCACCTGCCGGAAAAAGACCTGAAGGTGATCGAGGATTTCGCACGACGCATGATGCTTGGATTTTTGGAGGCGCCGCTGGAGGGGCTGAAGACCGAGCAAGCGGTGATTGACCACGTTGACGTGGTCGAAAAGCTTTATGATTTGACCTCGGGGGATGATCATCTCTAG
- a CDS encoding sigma-70 family RNA polymerase sigma factor: MISIRRYFAQAKSEVVDPYGFIDDVYRYALARTGSKEDAEDIAIEVVQHTPKRMLAAELRPYMIGMARRKVADFHRRADHPTMVDAGVFLPAFDQSIDVHRALERLTDNHREALILKYVNGFSSAEIGSVMSLTSEAVDSLLQRARKSFVSEWNDMHGEEE, encoded by the coding sequence ATGATTTCCATTCGCCGGTATTTTGCCCAAGCCAAGTCAGAGGTTGTCGACCCGTACGGCTTCATCGACGACGTCTATCGCTACGCTTTGGCCCGCACGGGAAGCAAGGAGGACGCCGAGGATATCGCAATAGAAGTTGTCCAGCACACCCCCAAAAGGATGCTGGCCGCCGAACTTCGCCCCTATATGATCGGCATGGCTCGACGGAAGGTCGCCGACTTTCACCGAAGGGCCGACCATCCTACGATGGTCGACGCGGGGGTGTTCCTACCCGCATTCGACCAGTCAATTGACGTCCATCGCGCCCTGGAGAGACTCACCGACAACCATCGCGAGGCCCTAATCTTGAAGTACGTCAACGGATTTTCGAGCGCCGAAATCGGGTCCGTCATGAGCCTCACATCCGAGGCCGTCGACAGCCTGCTCCAGCGCGCCCGCAAGTCCT
- a CDS encoding chlorite dismutase: MAERQLNLYTTYSFTQAYFSLNEADQKALRKRIVDEVSGAAEATFLYSIFPTRPDSDFLIWSAWGADEESSTHVAFEKMGTVVQGLRTYIQPMQTLWGFTRVSMYARGKSEQDMDPYDAERSMYFIAYPFAKTKEWYLMSMDARQGQMNEHMKLGKQYPEIKQLLLYSFGLQDHEFVVAYETNILPKFSDLVRDLRSTEARRHTAMDAPIIVGMYQTPEAFVR; the protein is encoded by the coding sequence ATGGCTGAACGACAACTGAATCTTTACACCACCTATTCCTTTACGCAGGCTTATTTCAGCTTGAACGAAGCGGACCAAAAGGCTTTGCGAAAGCGCATCGTCGACGAGGTTTCCGGTGCCGCCGAGGCAACGTTCCTCTATTCCATCTTCCCGACTCGGCCTGACTCCGATTTCCTCATTTGGTCGGCCTGGGGAGCCGACGAAGAGTCTTCCACCCACGTGGCATTCGAAAAGATGGGGACGGTGGTTCAGGGCTTGCGAACCTACATTCAGCCGATGCAAACGCTGTGGGGCTTCACCCGCGTCTCAATGTATGCGCGCGGCAAGAGCGAGCAGGATATGGATCCGTACGATGCTGAGCGGTCGATGTACTTCATTGCCTACCCGTTCGCCAAAACGAAGGAGTGGTACTTGATGAGCATGGATGCGCGGCAGGGCCAAATGAACGAGCACATGAAGCTGGGCAAGCAGTACCCGGAGATCAAGCAGTTGCTTCTGTACTCCTTCGGCTTGCAGGATCACGAGTTTGTGGTTGCCTACGAAACGAACATTCTGCCGAAGTTCTCGGACTTGGTGCGCGACCTGCGAAGTACCGAGGCTCGACGCCACACAGCCATGGATGCGCCGATCATCGTTGGCATGTACCAGACTCCTGAAGCATTCGTTCGATAA